The nucleotide sequence TGTACTTAGGGAAAATATTTTCGGTTTTCATTATCACGAAATTTTACAAGCTTTTAGAATTTTCCTAAAATTCTGAATTCTCAATGCaatgtacaataaaaattatcgcTGTTAATTGTGAAGTACGTACGATAGAGCTATCATATCCATTGTATCTATTTCTGCAACATAGTTAGGGCCACGTAAGCATCGTCGACGAGTTTCTCCTTAACGTGTTTCCTCCAACCTATGATTACGTATTTGAGACGGAGCTCGTGTATGCACCTGCTTATTACCGGTTATAGGCTCGTTCGCTTATAGTTCGCTTATAGTTTCTTTCCTCTTCTTCCGCGATTTTTTGCTTCATCTAATATGATCCCCCGTAGATGATACGCTGTTAGAAACATTGTTACAACTTCCTTCCCTGTACGCGTTTAACATTTATTCAGCGAATGCAGTGCATTGCCCGGCGATGCAGTAGACAACTTTTCCATCGCTCGCTCGGTGGGCGTTAATGCACAGagggaaataatttttttgcgacGATCGCGCGTATACGGAAATACACCTCGGATGGAGAAAGAAGGGAATAGTTGCGACAACGTTCTAAAACTGCTTCATATGCTTCATGTACTATGTAGCAGAGACACGTGTACCGCTGCTTGTGGGACTATATTTTTGCTAGAAGTTTCCACCGAGGAAGATACTATGAACAGCCTCGTCTGATATGAAGAGCGATGTTTTTGTAAAATGACGCTAAATGCTAAAATTTAGGTTCTGCATCTGGTGTATCATATGTCTTTtagatatcttttaaataaaaaatcaactttttcccATTAGATTTTTCTACGTGATGTAAGACTACTGCTATCTATTGATTTATGTCTATCCATGAGACCAGTGTAGGGAAAGTAATGATTTcaagaaaattcaattttttccaaaaaatatttattcatattcATTGCAATTACATAAAAAAGCTTATTTGAATGTATGAGTCACTTGAAAATTAACATAACAGCAtacattttactttttcacaACAAGTATGCGATAAACGAGAAATCGTAGCTGAAGAACAAATGATGCATTGCTATACAATACGACTACACGGAGAGAAATGTATCACTAAATATTCCTacaattttcatgaaaaattactataccgTATAATAACGAGGAGACAAGCTcgacttatattaaattttagtatACGGTATAGTAAAATTCCAGATTACCAGATTTTACTATACTACATAGCACTTTTTACTGTACCGCATATGAAAGTTTATGAATACtaaagctttttaaaaatatttttggccCTTTTATTTTGTCGTTTGTTGGTTGCTTTTTgtcttatttgtatttattgtgTGTTGCAATCGAATTTTCATTCatttatttgttacatttaaGCTCGAAGTCGCATCGCATAGAATTTCATTGATATCCTAATTTACATACATCGCAATCTAATTATTATACATGTCGAAACCTATCAACGCATCGCTAGACTAatcgcatttatatttatatataatgttTCGATCTGGAAGTTCCTTATGTACTAACCGAACAGTTTTTCGTCACTTGCGAGTACAGTTTACGAGTCGCCCCCTAGTGGCAGTAAGTGATCAGCCAGATTCCTGTCATCGGTTTGAGTTATGACGAATTTTTTAGCTCTGTCGGTAATTTTTTACCGACGGAACACAGCGAGTAAAAGCGGAGTGCAATTTTCACTATACTGGTACAGCAATTTTTAATGAATGTATAGTAAATattcacacaaacatactACATTTTTCTGCATAGGTTGAGTTTGTCTCCCGATTAGGagaaaatatagtaatttttagtgatacatttctctccgtgtatttacaattgaattttttaaaatttatatgctTAGAGATAACGATTTTAAGTTCATCAtgtgaaattatttaatatgatCCTTAGTTTTTGAGAACTTTTATATCAAATGGAGAAATTATTGTCTTCTATACGGCAAACGTTGTATGCATGCATCCTTACTGTCAGTTTTTTCTCACGTATTCCTGTTTCTGCTTCAATCATTTATACCAATTCAGATTATTGTCTCTTCTTCAATGACGTTGCCTAGTCGTCCTTTATAGTAGGTGGACATTGTGAACCGTGATGTGATCGGCAGCCCGGACGTGAATTGGTTTCTGtcataaaaaagaataaagtAGCTAGAATATTATTACGAAGTTTTAAACAtattataactgaaaattattcTAGTGTGTTACTTAATGATGGTTAAAATAAAGACAATTACCAAATTATGCTAATAACAAATCGCTTCATCTTTTTCATAAATGATCTGCGGAATCACGTGTTTGGGATAATGTCCGCCATATTTCTGAAATCTGTCTGTAAATATCTATAAACTTTCAAATGAGTATCTATTTTtagattctgaattcggaaaactaagttatttttaaatttgccaAATAGTTTTCGTTTCgtgaattttgcaaaactattttttacatttttttcatcacctcattgttacaaacaattggGCCATGCTTAATGTATTTAAAAGCTAGAGCATAAAATTATCTTCTTGTTCCAGTACCCACCTGCATCTGCATGGCTTGCTTTTCGAACTAGTACTGCGGAAGCGAATATAAAAGCCAATGCTAGTTATGTGATACATATTTCATGGGCGCACGATAATTCCTTCTTATTATGCAACGTGCATAACACATAGAGCGTATTTTGTTTTCATCCTATTTTGCGATTTCTTCCTAAGCATTCATACTTCGTTGTTAAATGTTCATGGATTTAGTTCTTTGCAATTTGCGTTATGTGAAGTGGACAACGTTACAGTAGTCCTGTTAGTCTCTTGAAGGAAGTGTGAGTACAGTAGCTACATGCTGGTGTACCTGCTAGATAATTGTGAAATGTgttttaaaagaaagaaaaattagtGCTAATCTTCATTGGCTGAAACAGTGAAATTCAAACTCATGATGTAGAACAATGTCGGGGCCAGATAGACATAAATTAGTCtttgaatattcaaaaatGACATAAGATTTATTGCACGCGTAAATTTGGTACAATGGCTATATGTTGCTAGTGATAGCTGTAAGTATTCTTCAATTACTCATTGTTTGGAACATCGTATAAtacgaaaaaaatgtatttattatcTGAAAATGGGTGAGGTAGATTTATAATTTGGGTTATTTCTTATGTTGAACACATGTAGTTACTTACCGATGTAATTTGTAGATGGCCAATTGGAAAAAATCCATACGCCGTGCAATAATATGGCTTTTGACATCTCATAATCATTAACTGAacgcaaaatttaaatttctgaTCCTTTTTCGTCCACTTTCGATATATCGAATTAGCTAACGACTTcgtctatttaaaaaattgttattatttattaatttattaaaacacctCTGTTGAAAACGGGCAAAATCAAGAATGTTTACCTCTTCAGTAAGGGATTTTGCAAAAGTACAATAGAATAGAACTTGCAATAATGTGcaaataaacagaaaaaagTACATTCCTGCTTCTTCATAATACTCTCTTGCAACTGTCTTAAAATAGGTATAAAGAATTAGAGGATGCTAACGAATACAAAAGTTATCATGACATATTCAAAACCTCTCGAATACCGACAAGGTTAACACACATGTTCAAGGCCGATAATAATGACGTTGAAAAAATGATCGGGCTGAATATGTCTTCAACTAAATAACACAGTTTGgttatgaatgataaattaattataaaatttagaatttttctatttGATATTAATGTAGACTAAGCCAATATGAAATCGGCATTGCTCATCACACACACAGATTAGTTATAAAGAAGTTTTTTTCGCAAACTTGTGGTTATTAGTGATGTCCACGTTAAGGGAGTGATCAAACAAAGCAGGACAGTTTCTGATTGGCCAAAGTGAATCAATTAGTACGATGCCTGTTTGGCAAAACTAAAAGTAAAAAGGAACTGAAGCATAAAAGTGACAAAGTGTTGGCCAGAAATCGTATTTAATTGCTATGACGTGAACTGCAGAAAAAACTTCATCATACTAACACGTGCTTAAAAGCTCACCTTATTACTTTAATAGTTCCTGATGCTTATTTATCACATCCCCCATACTTAGGTGTTGGATATCACACTTCAATACCTGAAATATATCTTTGTGAGATttctgtaaaaatattaagtacCACAACTGCATGCACTAGCTTACGTCAAATTGTATACAAATTTGAGTTGTCACTGTGGCGAATAGGCAATCGCCGCTGGTCCAGAAAGTAGcagttattaataaaaaattttcttctatAAATGTAACCAGAAAATAGATGGAAACACTTTGTATCTCGAAGGGATATTTCATAAGTATCATCCATTTAGAGAAATCGTAGGTACCATTCGTTGTCTCCCCGTTGAGGTATTGAAAGCAAAAGtttctaaaatcaaaaattatatatgtGATGCGATAGTATAAACTATAAAAACATAATGCGCCGTTAAATTATACTTACATAAACGGTAGCGCGGTTAATGCAAGGTAAGTAACAAAAGACGTGAATAAGTAAATTCTGCACATTAATAGAGTTTTGTAGGCTTTATCGAGAAGCTCCTCTCCATTCGATCCTCTTGGTCCGTACTTTTTCCAACATGTCCCTAAATTCTCGAGGATTCGTTGTAATTGATTAATTGCATTTCCCATCAGAAAGCCCTATACATCGGAATCAacaatgaaatatattttacgaTCTTTTCAATACCAACTGTTaatcaacaaattttttttttttttttttttacatggcatttggaactcgaaagttcatcgcctcatctacgcaagccttccacgctgccctaacttgtgtcaaccccacccaagatgcacctcttcgatcgacacccacccgtcctatttctactagatccgcttttacgttgtcctcccatctacgtctaggtctacctagaggtcgcgttaccatcggcctgcccttcatgacacgcgctgccgtacggtcgtctcccattctcgctacgtgccctgcccatcccaatctgcgcgattttattattctgttaatatttggtgacgcgtacagattgtgtagctcatcattgtgtagtctcctccattccccggtttcctcatctttctgcggcccgtatatttttcgcaagactttattttcaaataccctaaaacggttgtccgcctgcttagtgagggcccacgtttcgcacccgtacagaaccaccggcagtattattgtcctgtatattcttattttaacgtttttagacaacagcctcgacttaagtaaattactcacggcgtagaagcaagcattacccgaatggagtctcttatttatttcgacattaatctcgtttctttcatttatggtcgtacccagatacctgaattcgctaaccttttcaaaagtaaaattcccaactctgagatcttcctcccctctgcagatccctagcttatccacaatcatgtattttgtttttgattcactcacttctaaccctgtatactccaccgcttttatgaggatttccgcgtttcttgctaccgtttccctacaatcccccagtatatccaaatcatctgcgtagcctagtatctgcgttgttccattaagcgttgcgcccatctggctaacctgcatttttctaacggcatattctaacgttaagttgaacagcaccgtagagagtccatccccttgttttaaaccatcgcgtatcatgaagggttctgatacattaccgcctactcggacctttcccgtgcttccgttcagacatatttgaattaatctcacgagttttttcggtacaccgagaagtactagaatttgatacattttgcttcgcttaatagagtcgtaggcttttttaaaatctataaatagttggtgtatggtttcgcaaaattcccactttttctctaacaactgtcttatggtaaacatttgatcgctcgtcgatctgttgcgccgaaatccgcactgataatctcctactatatcttccgcgaatggagtgagtctagcttgtattacgtttgacaggactttgtagcacgttgctaaaagtgaaatacccctatagttattgcagtctgtcttatccccctttttaaaaatcggtataatgatagattccttccaattttcgggtattgtttcatttttccagatggcacatactagtttatagattttgaaagtgagctcgacgcccccatatttgagtaactcagctggtatagagtcatttcccgcggctttgttgttttttagttttttaatcgcggcctctacttcttggtagctcgcttcctccacgtggggttcagcagtgtgaatttcgtcccctaattcttcgctattttcgtgcacgtttaataatttatcgaaataatttttccacagcgacagtaattcgttgtcatttgttacgaggtccccgttttcgtccttcatcaattgcgctctactcctaaaaccctttctgatggcgttaatccctctgtacatttcgcgggggttattttccttactgttagtttctattctcctaataagattcttttgatactcccgcttcttatttctgtagatcgcgctcgtccgtttccttacgttagaatactcttctacgtcctatcgcttctattttgtaagctatctaatttagcctttttgcgcctttcaaaccagagttcgcactcttcgtcaaaccatggtttgctctttggctttttctttttacccagtactttgttcgcggcctcttttatcgttttttcgatgtcctcccataagctattcggttcgtcattcccctcctgcgatgtgtttgcttcaagtgcctgaaacctgttattaatttctatctggtacctaattcgctctgttctatctcgtagtttctcaatatcgaagctttctaccttgtttgctcgcttactattttgattcgctactagtctagctcttaatttggctactactaggaagtggtccgagtcgctatctgcccctctgtaagcccttacgtcaagaacattagtatgacgtcttttttcaatgaggaaatgatcaatttggttctgtgtggccccgtccggcgatgtccacgttgccttgtgtatgttcttgtgcttaaaacacgtagttttgattataagatcttttgccgccgcgaaatttatgaccctaataccgttatcattgctggcttcgtgcaggctttccttacctatagtaggcctaaacatttcctccctacctattttagcattgaaatcgcctaatactattcttgtgtcgtaagacgcgaactggtcgattacctgctctaaagtttcgtaatagagatccttagcttcttcttctttgtcctccgtaggacagtgtacattaataaatacatatctatatcattcaccttcgataatgatgtacaagagcctatcattgacggatttgaaacttttaaccgaatgtatgatgcttttgcttacgagaaatccggtgcctagagatcccccactcccggccccatacaggtacgtgaagttacccgatgctagtactccgccatctggccaccgcgattcctgtattgctaccaaatctagattgtacctatcagcttcctttacgagttctttaaacgcacctgctctgtatagactgcgaacattccaagttccgacccttaagtcccctttggttcggatttgatttttttgagccatgatgttatgttaaacccgcgcgcttcggatcctgttccgatcgcaggtgagtccaccgttctagaggtgataacccccatacctctctagaactaagtatgagagctttccgactttgacgaggacagtgtcaattcgtcgtcagacacactacggtttcattctcgcatcctaacgcccccctgcaaggcagcgcgccttcgctggcatcgttaccgcgtaagaccaggtgacgaatcattctacacatcccctttcggggcagttgtcatcgctcccgcatcctcctcggcagcaggattttggcccatttttgtaatgtgtgatgaaagagatagattgagagataagagataatgtgaagtgtttttgttgttgtggtgcttgcgtagtgtttctagatgaatgcgttcgacactgtgggctcatcacacccacgcctgttcctatcggctgtccgcggctgcttattcaatttattcgcagctaacctctttctcaggggctgttcctctatccgcaacctaaggacgcgctgtgtagtggtgataggcacccacccgtccgatctggacgacaacgcccaagacccgcttagggtagcggcattgtaacagatcAACAAATTTGTtaccttaaaaaaaaaaaaaatattgaaggTTAGCAATTGTATGACTAAAAACTTGCAAATCTAGTATAGCATTAGTCCTGATAACATCTACTACTAAATATACTTGTAATGAAAATCATCCCATCGATATTTCCTATGTACGTTGGTATTTTACGATGgaacttgaatttttcaccTTTCTTCGTAATGCTACATTTCAAATCTAcaaatgataataatattagATTTTCCTTGAAGAAGTATGCGATATCGTGCTTTGTCGATCTCAATTTTTTCACTGctgaaacaaacaaaaaatttactaacAATTTCTAAAACCGTTTTTCCAATGAAAATGTGAACACATTGGCAGCTATCCACTCTTTGCTGATACTATATAATTACCCACCGTTGATCTGCATGTTGCGCTCTTGAAATCCAAACTGCGAATGAGTTTCTGCATTATAGTAACGCAGCGATCTTATTGCTTATTAACCGAGAACTTGTCTGCTATACAAACTATACTCACCAAAGGATGATACTTTTGCATACCTCTTTGTTAATTATGAATGTTAGTATCTATACATTTCTCTCATTTCCATAGATTGGGCATGTTGTGGCAGTCCAGTCTTTCTATCTGACTAGTGCAGACGACGCATACACAGCAAAATATTCTAGTCAACGTTTATTGGATACAGGAGGAgacgttttaatttaatgtaaGTTTACTTCATTGTATTGCAAAATACTTACGTCTTGTCAAATGATCATGCATAGTATTTTTGCTGATAACGTTCTGTTTGTGACAGAAGTGGAGTAGCCCTGTTAGTTTTATGTACCTGCTAGGTAGTTAATAAATATAGAGAGACTGCTGCAATATCAAAAGCaattgaaataattgttaatttcCTTAGGCTGAAACAGTGAAATTCAAGTCATGATAAATAACAATGTAGGGGCCTGGTTgactttcattattttttgttcaatCAATCGTCTAGAAAATACAACATTcacaaattatttattgcatccataaattttctacaattttGCAATGTATTactaataattaaaatagttGAGTTACAAGTATTTTCTTCAATTACTCATTGTTTGCAACATCATGTAATAAGAAAAAGCTGCACTAATAATCTGAAAACACATGATAAgcataaatatttgttatttgtttttcatattgaaaatacagtaATTTACCGATGTGAGTTGCTGATGGCCAATTGGAAAAAATCCATACGCTGTACAATAAAATGGCTTTTGACATCTCATGATTATCATCtgtatgtaaaattttattttattatcttttgTCGTCCATTTTAAGTTGTACACAGAATCAGCTACTGACCTCGTCTATTGTTACAAATTGTGTTACTGCGTATACGTGACAGTCTAATGAAccgtttttaaatttatttcgatAAAAAATCTCTATATGTATACCTCATCGGTCAGTGATTCGGCAAAGATGCAATAAAATAGGATCTGCAAACTTGCACCAATAAATAGAAACAAAGGTATTCCCATTTCTAGATAATATCCTTTGTCAATATACTGAAAATATGTagaacaattttaaaatacaagtattgacaaaatttctcataaaaATGTAGTGAATACTTCTCTAACAGCATAAACGGTAACACACATGTTCAAGGCTGATAACAATGTGGTTGAAAAAATGATCGGGCTATATGTGTCTTCAATTAAATAGCACATTCTAACATATTTATAGATTATAAGCTTAATTTCTTGAAGATATACAATTGTATGCACATATAAACGTTGTTAAAAGCTGGTATGTACATACCTTAAAAGCTCTCTATGTCTATTCACCATATCTATTAAAATAGAGCGTTCTTTCAACATACTATTATTGAAAGCTAAGGTCGTATCAAGTTTTAATGCCTAAAAGAGAATATTGTTATAACCTTCATGTAAAATATTACTATAACAGGCATTACGCTTGGTTACCTTGAATTGCACATAGACGTGAGATGTGAGTGTGACAAAAAGACTATCAGTATTACACCAGAATACAATACAtacgaataaataattaatttctacCGAAATCAGTAGAAAGTAGACAGGCAGGTTAGGTATCTCGAAGGGATATTTAATAAGGTCGACTGTATTAGAGAAGTCATATGTATGATTCGTTGCCTCTCGGTTAAGGTATTGGAtggaaaattttctaaaatcaaaaaccatatTTGAAAATGGCgtagtataaatcaaaaacgtTGCACTAATCTACATACTCACATTAAAAATTGCATGACGAATAAGAAGTAGCAAACAATAGCCATGACAAAGAAAAATTTACAGAGTGATATAGTTTTGTAGGCTCTATCCAAAATCAGCTCCCTACCGGGCTTTCTTGACATGTACTTTTGCCAAAATATTCCTAAATTCTCGAAAATTTGTTGTATATTTTCAATGGAATTTGCCGTCATAAATCCCTAAATCGTAATAAACCATTAACATTATTCTAGGATTTTGTCAATATTCCGTTGAACAAGTCGTTACCTTTAGAATAGACTGAACATTAATAACTGCATAACTGAGACTCTGCATAGCCAATACAGTATTTGTCTGGATTTTATcgattacaaaatatatttgtagtGCAAAGACAATGAGCCCACAGAAATTTGCTATGTATGTTGGTATTTTGTGATGAAACTTGAATTTCTCACTTTTTTTCGTTAAACTACATTTGAAACCtatttttgataataattttagattttcttTAAAGAAGTATTTGATATCATGCTTTGTCaatgtcaaattttcaaccactaaaaacaaaaatacaactCTGTAAGCAATGcctaaacaaatttttcaaaaataaagattGAATAGTAATTGTTTCGTAAAATTGAGGACAGTTTCACTAAAATTATAATGACACAGTTTCACAGCTGTTCTTTACTGATGCTTGGACGATACCCACCCTTGATCTGCATGTTGCGTTATTGGAAGCCGGATTGCGAATGAGCTGCTGCTTCGTATACTAACGCAGCGATCTTATTTCTTATTAATCAAGAACTTTTCTGTTATGAACCATACTTACTAGCAAAACGCATAACACGGACTATATAACGTactttttttacactttttctTATTCGTACATCATACTTGTTGATActatttgttatttatgaATGCTATTACATGCAGTCCTCTTGTTTCCATAGATTCGACATGTTGCGGCAGTCCAGTATTCGCATTCAGCTAGTGCAGACGATGTTTGTATACAAGGCCAAATCCTATTATCTACATTTGCtggatagagaaagagagattcaATAGGTGTGTTAATTTCGGGTAAGTTCGTTTTGATGTTTTCGACAAAAACTTCAACAAATTATTTGGTCGTAAAGTGTTGGTGAATACTTTTTTCTAACATCtaatgatta is from Nasonia vitripennis strain AsymCx chromosome 1, Nvit_psr_1.1, whole genome shotgun sequence and encodes:
- the LOC116415756 gene encoding uncharacterized protein LOC116415756, with product MGNAINQLQRILENLGTCWKKYGPRGSNGEELLDKAYKTLLMCRIYLFTSFVTYLALTALPFINFCFQYLNGETTNGTYDFSKWMILMKYPFEIQSVSIYFLVTFIEENFLLITATFWTSGDCLFATVTTQICIQFDVLKCDIQHLSMGDVINKHQELLK
- the Or283 gene encoding odorant receptor 283 isoform X1 gives rise to the protein MQIKVVENLTLTKHDIKYFFKENLKLLSKIGFKCSLTKKSEKFKFHHKIPTYIANFCGLIVFALQIYFVIDKIQTNTVLAMQSLSYAVINVQSILKGFMTANSIENIQQIFENLGIFWQKYMSRKPGRELILDRAYKTISLCKFFFVMAIVCYFLFVMQFLIKFSIQYLNREATNHTYDFSNTVDLIKYPFEIPNLPVYFLLISVEINYLFVCIVFWCNTDSLFVTLTSHVYVQFKALKLDTTLAFNNSMLKERSILIDMVNRHRELLRMCYLIEDTYSPIIFSTTLLSALNMCVTVYAYIDKGYYLEMGIPLFLFIGASLQILFYCIFAESLTDETRSVADSVYNLKWTTKDNKIKFYIQMIIMRCQKPFYCTAYGFFPIGHQQLTSIISAAFSYYMMLQTMSN
- the Or283 gene encoding odorant receptor 283, with amino-acid sequence MQIKVVENLTLTKHDIKYFFKENLKLLSKIGFKCSLTKKSEKFKFHHKIPTYIANFCGLIVFALQIYFVIDKIQTNTVLAMQSLSYAVINVQSILKGFMTANSIENIQQIFENLGIFWQKYMSRKPGRELILDRAYKTISLCKFFFVMAIVCYFLFVMQFLIKFSIQYLNREATNHTYDFSNTVDLIKYPFEIPNLPVYFLLISVEINYLFVCIVFWCNTDSLFVTLTSHVYVQFKALKLDTTLAFNNSMLKERSILIDMVNRHRELLRMCYLIEDTYSPIIFSTTLLSALNMCVTVYAVREYIDKGYYLEMGIPLFLFIGASLQILFYCIFAESLTDETRSVADSVYNLKWTTKDNKIKFYIQMIIMRCQKPFYCTAYGFFPIGHQQLTSIISAAFSYYMMLQTMSN
- the Or283 gene encoding odorant receptor 283 isoform X2, whose translation is MQIKVVENLTLTKHDIKYFFKENLKLLSKIGFKCSLTKKSEKFKFHHKIPTYIANFCGLIVFALQIYFVIDKIQTNTVLAMQSLSYAVINVQSILKGFMTANSIENIQQIFENLGIFWQKYMSRKPGRELILDRAYKTISLCKFFFVMAIVCYFLFVMQFLIKFSIQYLNREATNHTYDFSNTVDLIKYPFEIPNLPVYFLLISVEINYLFVCIVFWCNTDSLFVTLTSHVYVQFKALKLDTTLAFNNSMLKERSILIDMVNRHRELLRMCYLIEDTYSPIIFSTTLLSALNMCVTVYAVREYIDKGYYLEMGIPLFLFIGASLQILFYCIFAESLTDETR